The Erigeron canadensis isolate Cc75 chromosome 4, C_canadensis_v1, whole genome shotgun sequence genome window below encodes:
- the LOC122595876 gene encoding uncharacterized protein C630.12 isoform X3 produces the protein MDTINNPGDYVKIAVITDPQLMDKTSLHLAPKSLTLEVVQFYTDIFMRRAMLASIVPFKPDMVLFLGDYFDGGPFLSDEEWQDSLNRFRHIFDIKTLEKITNNQVYFLSGNHDIGYAAHHSRNPEVISRYEKEFGSRNYNFTAGAVEFIAVDAQTLDGHPQQNQTSSSWNFVKSVSRDSASRPRVLLTHMPLYRPDWTSCGSKRSSPIINQRISRTADDREIVYQNYLSQQTSNRLLDSIKPVLVFSGHDHDQCNVPHTAKHGTVIEQTLGTISWQQGNLYPSFMLLTASKLAVSNASDAVSTHLCFLPAQTFIYIWYIVLFLVTLLVILLWPTNGLNINLHVGDFMSNMLGMFRNSTKEKTEDDNCEYEMVWDAEGSMHLIKKATKIVPSKSTERIERGNATMRSTAKKQIMQEINVTMPQDVTGQLGPDTTAKLGPLKTNKSSVRMVIRRLVRVFQVISVVAAVNVPIYIMLLFSDWIEK, from the exons ATGGATACAATCAATAATCCTGGTGACTATGTGAAAATTGCAGTGATAACTGATCCACAG CTCATGGATAAAACATCGCTTCATTTAGCTCCCAAGTCACTGACATTGGAAGTTGTACAATTCTATACCGATATCTTTATGCGCCGTGCAATGCTGGCTTCGATAGTGCCTTTCAAACCTGACATGGTTTTGTTTTTGGGTGATTATTTTGATGGTGGCCCTTTTCTTTCCGATGAAGA ATGGCAGGACTCTTTGAATCGTTTTAGGCATATATTTGACATAAAGACTCTTGAAAAGATCACAAATAATCAAGTATATTTCCTCTCAGGGAACCATGATATCGGTTATGCAGCACATCACTCTCGCAATCCTGAG GTAATCAGCCGTTATGAAAAGGAATTTGGTTCAAGGAATTATAACTTCACAGCAGGAGCAGTGGAATTTATTGCTGTTGATGCCCAGACACTGGATG GTCATCCACAACAAAACCAGACCTCTTCTTCATGGAACTTTGTTAAAAGTGTGTCTAGGG ATTCTGCTTCACGTCCGAGGGTCTTATTAACTCATATGCCACTCTATCGTCCTGACTGGACTTCTTGTGGTTCTAAACGTTCTTCCCCTATTATTAATCAG AGAATTTCTCGTACTGCTGATGATCGGGAAATTGT GTATCAAAATTATCTTTCACAACAAACATCAAACAGGTTGCTAGACTCAATCAAACCT GTACTCGTTTTCTCTGGTCATGATCACGATCAGTGTAATGTTCCTCATACAGCCAAACATGGGACTGTAATAGAG CAAACTCTAGGGACGATTAGCTGGCAGCAGGGAAACTTGTATCCATCTTTCATGCTACTAACCGCAAGTAAACTTGCAGTTTCTAATGCATCAGATGCCGTATCAACTCATCTGTGTTTCCTTCCAGCACAAACCTTTATCTACATATG GTATATTGTGCTATTTCTGGTCACTCTTCTTGTCATTCTTCTATGGCCAACAAATGGATTGAACATTAATCTACATGTTGGTGACTTTATGAGTAATATGTTAGGAATGTTCAGAAATAGCACCAAAGAGAAAACCGAAGATGATAACTGTGAATATGAGATGGTCTGGGATGCCGAAGGTTCAATGCATTTAATCAAGAAAGCAACAAAGATAGTTCCGTCAAAATCAACTGAGAGGATAGAAAG AGGAAATGCAACAATGAGATCAACAGCCAAAAAACAGATAATGCAAGAGATCAATGTTACAATGCCCCAAGATGTAACAGGTCAACTGGGCCCAGATACCACTGCAAAGTTGGGACCTTTGAAAACCAACAAGTCAAGTGTTAGAATGGTCATCCGGAGGTTGGTACGTGTTTTCCAAGTGATTTCAGTTGTTGCCGCAGTTAATGTGCCTATCTATATAATGCTGCTCTTCAGTGATTGGATCGAGAAATGA
- the LOC122597089 gene encoding probable FBD-associated F-box protein At5g38565 — protein sequence MSEKNTNTSDDGEMTYSVGEKVLVSHGPRIHQATEDDDCLGPNIISQMPNDILLKILSFLPLKTAVITGSLSKRWRFVWPYLKRLDFDGSEAPDEHLV from the exons ATGTCTGAGAAAAACACTAATACTTCCGATGACGGCGAAATGACGTACTCGGTGGGTGAAAAAGTTCTGGTTTCTCACGGTCCTCGTATCCACCAAGCCACT GAGGATGACGACTGTCTGGGACCAAATATCATCAGCCAAATGCCGAATGATATTCTTTTAAAGATACTTTCTTTTCTACCATTAAAAACTGCGGTGATTACCGGCAGTCTCTCCAAAAGATGGAGGTTTGTGTGGCCCTATCTGAAGAGACTAGACTTTGATGGTAGCGAAGCTCCTGATGAGCACCTTGTGTAG
- the LOC122595112 gene encoding 26S proteasome regulatory subunit 7 homolog A translates to MPTDIEDEIKDEKNPRPLDEDDIALLKTYGLGPYSTSIKKAEKDLKDMAKRINDICGIKESDTGLAAPSQWDLVSDKQMMQEEQPLQVARCTKIINPNTDDAKYVINVKQIAKFVVALGDKVSPTDIEEGMRVGVDRNKYQIQIPLPPKIDPSVTMMTVEEKPDVTYNDVGGCKEQIEKMREVVELPMLHPEKFVQLGIDPPKGVLCYGPPGTGKTLLARAVANRTDACFIRVIGSELVQKYVGEGARMVRELFQMARSKKACIVFFDEVDAIGGARFDDGAGGDNEVQRTMLEIVNQLDGFDARGNIKVLMATNRPDTLDPALLRPGRLDRKVEFGLPDMESRTQIFKIHTRTMNCERDIRFELLARLCPNSTGADIRSVCTEAGMYAIRARRKTVTEKDFLDAVNKVIKGYQKFSATPKYMVYN, encoded by the exons ATGCCGACTGATATAGAAGATGAGATCAAGGACGAAAAGAACCCTAGGCCACTTGATGAAGACGATATTGCTCTGCTTAAAACTTAT GGATTGGGACCTTATTCGACCAGCATCAAGAAAGCTGAGAAGGATTTAAAGGATATGGCCAAAAGGATCAATGATATATGTGGTATCAAGGAGTCAGACACAGGTTTAGCTGCACCTAGCCAGTGGGATCTTGTGTCTGATAAACAAATGATGCAGGAGGAGCAACCTCTTCAG GTGGCTAGGTGCACAAAGATAATCAATCCAAACACAGATGACGCAAAGTATGTTATAAATGTCAAGCAAATTGCAAAG TTTGTTGTTGCATTGGGTGACAAAGTTTCACCTACTGATATTGAAGAAGGCATGCGTGTTGG TGTTGATCGGAACAAATACCAGATTCAGATCCCGCTGCCTCCTAAGATCGATCCCAGTGTAACAATGATGACAGTGGAGGAAAAACCTGACGTGACATATAATGATGTTGGTGGATGTAAGGAACAGATCGAAAAAATGAGAGAG GTTGTTGAGTTGCCAATGCTGCACCCTGAGAAATTTGTCCAGCTTGGAATCGACCCTCCCAAAGGTGTTCTCTGCTATGGCCCACCTGGAACCGGCAAAACACTTTTAGCCAGAGCTGTTGCTAATAGGACTGATGCATGTTTTATCCGTGTCATTGGAAGTGAATTGGTTCAGAAGTATGTGGGTGAAGGAGCTCGCATGGTTCGAGAACTATTTCAG ATGGCACGTTCGAAAAAGGCTTGCATCGTCTTCTTTGACGAAGTTGATGCAATTGGTGGTGCGCGTTTTGATGATGGTGCTGGTGGAGATAATGAAGTTCAACGAACCATGCTTGAAATTGTGAACCAACTCGACGGATTTGATGCCCGTGGTAACATCAAGGTTCTTATGGCCACAAAtag ACCAGATACGCTGGACCCAGCATTGTTACGGCCTGGAAGGTTGGATCGTAAAGTCGAGTTTGGATTACCAGATATGGAAAGTAGAACACAGATTTTCAAGATTCATACACGAACAATGAACTGTGAAAGGGATATCCGCTTTGAGCTTTTGGCTCGCCTTTGCCCGAATTCTACTG GTGCGGACATAAGAAGTGTGTGCACAGAGGCTGGAATGTATGCTATTAGAGCACGAAGGAAGACGGTGACAGAGAAAGATTTCCTTGATGCAGTGAACAAGGTGATCAAGGGATACCAGAAGTTCAGTGCAACTCCTAAATACATGGTTTATAATTAA
- the LOC122595876 gene encoding uncharacterized protein C630.12 isoform X1 — protein MICSNLTVFLCIFWAATLFYGEKFAFWVPSYWSCSWPPMDTINNPGDYVKIAVITDPQLMDKTSLHLAPKSLTLEVVQFYTDIFMRRAMLASIVPFKPDMVLFLGDYFDGGPFLSDEEWQDSLNRFRHIFDIKTLEKITNNQVYFLSGNHDIGYAAHHSRNPEVISRYEKEFGSRNYNFTAGAVEFIAVDAQTLDGHPQQNQTSSSWNFVKSVSRDSASRPRVLLTHMPLYRPDWTSCGSKRSSPIINQRISRTADDREIVYQNYLSQQTSNRLLDSIKPVLVFSGHDHDQCNVPHTAKHGTVIEQTLGTISWQQGNLYPSFMLLTASKLAVSNASDAVSTHLCFLPAQTFIYIWYIVLFLVTLLVILLWPTNGLNINLHVGDFMSNMLGMFRNSTKEKTEDDNCEYEMVWDAEGSMHLIKKATKIVPSKSTERIERGNATMRSTAKKQIMQEINVTMPQDVTGQLGPDTTAKLGPLKTNKSSVRMVIRRLVRVFQVISVVAAVNVPIYIMLLFSDWIEK, from the exons ATGGATACAATCAATAATCCTGGTGACTATGTGAAAATTGCAGTGATAACTGATCCACAG CTCATGGATAAAACATCGCTTCATTTAGCTCCCAAGTCACTGACATTGGAAGTTGTACAATTCTATACCGATATCTTTATGCGCCGTGCAATGCTGGCTTCGATAGTGCCTTTCAAACCTGACATGGTTTTGTTTTTGGGTGATTATTTTGATGGTGGCCCTTTTCTTTCCGATGAAGA ATGGCAGGACTCTTTGAATCGTTTTAGGCATATATTTGACATAAAGACTCTTGAAAAGATCACAAATAATCAAGTATATTTCCTCTCAGGGAACCATGATATCGGTTATGCAGCACATCACTCTCGCAATCCTGAG GTAATCAGCCGTTATGAAAAGGAATTTGGTTCAAGGAATTATAACTTCACAGCAGGAGCAGTGGAATTTATTGCTGTTGATGCCCAGACACTGGATG GTCATCCACAACAAAACCAGACCTCTTCTTCATGGAACTTTGTTAAAAGTGTGTCTAGGG ATTCTGCTTCACGTCCGAGGGTCTTATTAACTCATATGCCACTCTATCGTCCTGACTGGACTTCTTGTGGTTCTAAACGTTCTTCCCCTATTATTAATCAG AGAATTTCTCGTACTGCTGATGATCGGGAAATTGT GTATCAAAATTATCTTTCACAACAAACATCAAACAGGTTGCTAGACTCAATCAAACCT GTACTCGTTTTCTCTGGTCATGATCACGATCAGTGTAATGTTCCTCATACAGCCAAACATGGGACTGTAATAGAG CAAACTCTAGGGACGATTAGCTGGCAGCAGGGAAACTTGTATCCATCTTTCATGCTACTAACCGCAAGTAAACTTGCAGTTTCTAATGCATCAGATGCCGTATCAACTCATCTGTGTTTCCTTCCAGCACAAACCTTTATCTACATATG GTATATTGTGCTATTTCTGGTCACTCTTCTTGTCATTCTTCTATGGCCAACAAATGGATTGAACATTAATCTACATGTTGGTGACTTTATGAGTAATATGTTAGGAATGTTCAGAAATAGCACCAAAGAGAAAACCGAAGATGATAACTGTGAATATGAGATGGTCTGGGATGCCGAAGGTTCAATGCATTTAATCAAGAAAGCAACAAAGATAGTTCCGTCAAAATCAACTGAGAGGATAGAAAG AGGAAATGCAACAATGAGATCAACAGCCAAAAAACAGATAATGCAAGAGATCAATGTTACAATGCCCCAAGATGTAACAGGTCAACTGGGCCCAGATACCACTGCAAAGTTGGGACCTTTGAAAACCAACAAGTCAAGTGTTAGAATGGTCATCCGGAGGTTGGTACGTGTTTTCCAAGTGATTTCAGTTGTTGCCGCAGTTAATGTGCCTATCTATATAATGCTGCTCTTCAGTGATTGGATCGAGAAATGA
- the LOC122597666 gene encoding palmitoyl-acyl carrier protein thioesterase, chloroplastic-like, with the protein MAVSASFHFAKSLFSYHSIIMTSHNHLGTVDVNGFNITKRKHVSSMGLQVNDPPAKVINATRASAIDWNTPLPTTKAGSSKPTTKLEEVKQRNPKIMDSDDLGVGRMVKEGFVYRQNFDIRSYEIGPDQTASIETIMNHMQETTLNHLKAIGLLGDGYGSTPEMCKKNLIWVMVKMQVVVDRYPIWGGVVQIDAWKAAYRKNGLGGNWIFYDCKTGEMLIRASSIWVMMNTETRRISRFPDEVRAEIQPVLLDTPPAVEEQTIKWSKRDYNIVPHVRNGLMPRWSDVDVNQHVNNTKYIGLLLESVPKTIMKNYELASMTLEYCRECEMDSVLQSHTYVIGTNDVDNITDHHDHVDCEHLLQLDNLGVGSEEEIMKGRTTWRLK; encoded by the exons ATGGCTGTTAGTGCATCTTTCCATTTTGCCAAATCTTTATTCTCATACCATAGCATCATTATGACATCCCACAATCATCTAGGGACCGTAGATGTGAATGGATTTAACATAACAAAAAGAAAGCATGTTTCTTCTATGGGCTTACAAGTTAATGATCCGCCTGCAAAGGTAATTAATGCTACAAGAGCTAGTGCTATAGATTGGAACACGCCCCTTCCTACAACTAAAGCCGGTTCATCGAAACCTACAACGAAGCTCGAGGAGGTCAAACAACGGAATCCAAAGATTATGGACTCGGATGATCTTGGTGTCGGGAGAATGGTTAAGGAAGGCTTTGTATATCgacaaaattttgatataaggTCATATGAAATTGGACCAGATCAGACAGCTTCTATAGAAACAATTATGAATCATATGCAG GAGACAACCCTTAACCATTTAAAGGCGATCGGCCTCTTGGGAGATGGCTATGGCTCAACACCAGAGATGTGTAAAAAGAACCTCATATGGGTGATGGTGAAGATGCAAGTTGTGGTGGACCGTTATCCGATTTG GGGTGGTGTTGTTCAGATTGATGCTTGGAAAGCTGCATATCGAAAAAATGGTTTGGGCGGTAATTGGATATTTTATGATTGCAAAACAGGCGAAATGCTAATTAGAGCTTCAAG TATTTGGGTCATGATGAATACAGAGACAAGAAGAATATCCAGATTTCCAGACGAAGTTCGAGCTGAAATACAGCCAGTCTTGCTTGATACACCGCCTGCAGTTGAAGAACAAACCATAAAATGGTCTAAAAGGGATTACAACATTGTTCCCCATGTCCGCAATGGTTTAATG CCAAGATGGAGCGATGTCGATGTTAATCAACATGTTaacaatacaaaatatattggGTTGCTTCTTGAG AGTGTTCCAAAGACAATTATGAAAAACTATGAGCTTGCTAGCATGACGTTAGAGTATTGTCGAGAGTGTGAGATGGATAGTGTGTTGCAATCGCACACTTATGTAATTGGGACCAACGACGTCGACAACATAACTGATCATCATGACCATGTCGACTGCGAGCATCTACTTCAACTTGATAATCTTGGAGTTGGCAGTGAAGAAGAGATTATGAAAGGTAGAACTACATGGCGGTTGAAATAA
- the LOC122597088 gene encoding uncharacterized protein LOC122597088 encodes MARFPEWPPSNSMDVETLSLKKLVLLSVNISEPALSALLKHSSSLEKLYIVGSGLLTAVNVGGFHINLKQLILMACTGLRSITLHDFDLEKFQYIGRDIDFHLANLSKVKELDLGQVSVGLNNKVFSAIACVASTLEVLSLDVSRQAEDIERDAPGFPLLPNVKTLTLTLPTEVHDTITEFIEIGKKCPSLEIFKISLYWCASITKEKAWYTPFGFDFIRLKHVEISGYRGLMSDVQMALYMLGNASKIIIDPSCHPYDLCELTERQVMKIEEAGRSHAKSELSSCVFPQVELVIL; translated from the exons ATGGCACGCTTTCCAGAATGGCCCCCGTCTAATTCCATGGATGTAGAGACTCTGTCTCTTAAAAAGCTTGTGCTTCTGTCCGTCAACATCAGTGAACCCGCCCTGAGTGCATTGCTAAAGCACTCTTCAAGTCTCGAAAAGCTGTACATTGTTGGATCTGGGTTGTTGACTGCTGTTAATGTTGGTGGATTCCACATTAACTTGAAACAATTGATATTGATGGCATGTACTGGGCTTCGGTCTATTACTCTTcatgattttgatcttgaaaagtttCAGTATATCGGTCGAGATATAGACTTTCATCTTGCAAACCTTTCAAAGGTTAAAGAACTTGATCTTGGCCAAGTGAGTGTGGGCTTGAACAATAAGGTGTTCTCTGCGATCGCATGTGTAGCTTCCACCCTTGAGGTTCTTTCCTTGGATGTTAGTCGTCAAGCG GAAGACATTGAAAGGGATGCTCCTGGATTTCCACTGCTACCAAATGTGAAAACATTAACCCTGACGTTGCCTACAGAAGTTCATGACACTATAACAGAGTTTATTGAAATAGGAAAGAAGTGCCCTAGTTTGGAGATCTTTAAAATATCG CTGTATTGGTGTGCATCAATTACGAAGGAAAAAGCGTGGTATACTCCTTTTGGTTTCGACTTTATACGCCTCAAGCATGTCGAGATCAGCGGTTATCGTGGTCTCATGAGTGACGTTCAGATGGCTTTGTACATGCTAGGCAACGCCTCTAAAATTATTATAGATCCTTCATGCCACCCTTATGATTTATGCGAATTGACTGAAAGACAGGTTATGAAGATAGAAGAGGCTGGTCGGTCCCATGCCAAATCAGAGCTATCGTCATGTGTTTTCCCACAGGTGGAGTTGGTCATTCTTTGA
- the LOC122595876 gene encoding uncharacterized protein C630.12 isoform X2, whose protein sequence is MVIIMMDTINNPGDYVKIAVITDPQLMDKTSLHLAPKSLTLEVVQFYTDIFMRRAMLASIVPFKPDMVLFLGDYFDGGPFLSDEEWQDSLNRFRHIFDIKTLEKITNNQVYFLSGNHDIGYAAHHSRNPEVISRYEKEFGSRNYNFTAGAVEFIAVDAQTLDGHPQQNQTSSSWNFVKSVSRDSASRPRVLLTHMPLYRPDWTSCGSKRSSPIINQRISRTADDREIVYQNYLSQQTSNRLLDSIKPVLVFSGHDHDQCNVPHTAKHGTVIEQTLGTISWQQGNLYPSFMLLTASKLAVSNASDAVSTHLCFLPAQTFIYIWYIVLFLVTLLVILLWPTNGLNINLHVGDFMSNMLGMFRNSTKEKTEDDNCEYEMVWDAEGSMHLIKKATKIVPSKSTERIERGNATMRSTAKKQIMQEINVTMPQDVTGQLGPDTTAKLGPLKTNKSSVRMVIRRLVRVFQVISVVAAVNVPIYIMLLFSDWIEK, encoded by the exons ATGGTAATAATCATG ATGGATACAATCAATAATCCTGGTGACTATGTGAAAATTGCAGTGATAACTGATCCACAG CTCATGGATAAAACATCGCTTCATTTAGCTCCCAAGTCACTGACATTGGAAGTTGTACAATTCTATACCGATATCTTTATGCGCCGTGCAATGCTGGCTTCGATAGTGCCTTTCAAACCTGACATGGTTTTGTTTTTGGGTGATTATTTTGATGGTGGCCCTTTTCTTTCCGATGAAGA ATGGCAGGACTCTTTGAATCGTTTTAGGCATATATTTGACATAAAGACTCTTGAAAAGATCACAAATAATCAAGTATATTTCCTCTCAGGGAACCATGATATCGGTTATGCAGCACATCACTCTCGCAATCCTGAG GTAATCAGCCGTTATGAAAAGGAATTTGGTTCAAGGAATTATAACTTCACAGCAGGAGCAGTGGAATTTATTGCTGTTGATGCCCAGACACTGGATG GTCATCCACAACAAAACCAGACCTCTTCTTCATGGAACTTTGTTAAAAGTGTGTCTAGGG ATTCTGCTTCACGTCCGAGGGTCTTATTAACTCATATGCCACTCTATCGTCCTGACTGGACTTCTTGTGGTTCTAAACGTTCTTCCCCTATTATTAATCAG AGAATTTCTCGTACTGCTGATGATCGGGAAATTGT GTATCAAAATTATCTTTCACAACAAACATCAAACAGGTTGCTAGACTCAATCAAACCT GTACTCGTTTTCTCTGGTCATGATCACGATCAGTGTAATGTTCCTCATACAGCCAAACATGGGACTGTAATAGAG CAAACTCTAGGGACGATTAGCTGGCAGCAGGGAAACTTGTATCCATCTTTCATGCTACTAACCGCAAGTAAACTTGCAGTTTCTAATGCATCAGATGCCGTATCAACTCATCTGTGTTTCCTTCCAGCACAAACCTTTATCTACATATG GTATATTGTGCTATTTCTGGTCACTCTTCTTGTCATTCTTCTATGGCCAACAAATGGATTGAACATTAATCTACATGTTGGTGACTTTATGAGTAATATGTTAGGAATGTTCAGAAATAGCACCAAAGAGAAAACCGAAGATGATAACTGTGAATATGAGATGGTCTGGGATGCCGAAGGTTCAATGCATTTAATCAAGAAAGCAACAAAGATAGTTCCGTCAAAATCAACTGAGAGGATAGAAAG AGGAAATGCAACAATGAGATCAACAGCCAAAAAACAGATAATGCAAGAGATCAATGTTACAATGCCCCAAGATGTAACAGGTCAACTGGGCCCAGATACCACTGCAAAGTTGGGACCTTTGAAAACCAACAAGTCAAGTGTTAGAATGGTCATCCGGAGGTTGGTACGTGTTTTCCAAGTGATTTCAGTTGTTGCCGCAGTTAATGTGCCTATCTATATAATGCTGCTCTTCAGTGATTGGATCGAGAAATGA
- the LOC122596719 gene encoding uncharacterized protein LOC122596719: protein MRARVLVFPIKGRNWCFIRSVDRSTTSNSSSSSSSESSSPTTFKQLWHKISSQKSSASSAAANVEICIDFAANKMNKAWSGLEKAPPGSFKSKIHSLGLKLLSRVKPSEIFLKSIPKQLTGVEVVFPSSLNPRLVRRRLRHMALRGTIVHKNYFYGSVTLLPVTSAFAVLPLPNVPFFWMLFRTYSHWRALKGSEKLLELVSDSSKNQNSPKIEDHGNEAAEKKTDTSHDPPLIMEASEELERLIGDGNEVSKCSLKDICKIFDLNTMDVLKYQQHQI from the exons ATGAGAGCGAGGGTATTAGTGTTCCCAATAAAAGGAAGGAATTGGTGTTTTATTAGATCCGTTGACCGGTCAACCacctcaaattcatcatcatcatcatcatcagaatcttcTTCTCCGACTACATTCAAACAACTTTGGCATAAAATATCTTCTCAAAAATCATCTGCTTCTTCTGCAGCCGCCAATGTTGAAATTTGTATTGATTTTGCTGCTAATAAG ATGAATAAGGCTTGGTCTGGTTTGGAAAAGGCGCCTCCGGGAAGCTTCAAGAGCAAGATTCATAG TTTGGGATTAAAGCTTTTGTCACGCGTTAAGCCTTCTGAGATCTTTTTGAAATCGATTCCAAAGCAGTTAACAGGTGTCGAGGTTGTCTTCCCATCAAG CTTAAATCCAAGACTCGTTCGAAGAAGATTAAGGCATATGGCTTTGAG GGGGACTATTGTTCACAAGAATTACTTTTATGGATCAGTTACCCTACTCCCTGTTACCTCTGCTTTTGCT GTTCTGCCTTTGCCTAATGTACCCTTCTTTTGGATGTTGTTTCGCACTTATTCCCACTGGAGGGCTCTGAAG GGAAGTGAAAAACTTCTTGAGCTGGTATCAGACTCCTCAAAGAATCAAAATTCCCCTAAAATAGAAGACCATGGTAATGAAGCAGCGGAGAAGAAAACCGACACTTCACATGATCCTCCACTG ATAATGGAAGCATCAGAGGAGCTTGAAAGACTAATTGGTGACGGCAATGAAGTTAGCAAGTGTAGTTTAAAAGACATTTGCAAAATCTTTGATTTGAACACCATGGATGTGCTAAAATATCAGCAACACCAAATCtag